A single Denticeps clupeoides chromosome 7, fDenClu1.1, whole genome shotgun sequence DNA region contains:
- the LOC114794050 gene encoding ferritin, middle subunit produces METSQIRQNYHRDCEAAINRMINMELFASYTYTSMAYFFNRDDVALPGFSHFFKECSEEEKEHADKLLAFQNKRGGRIFLQDIKKPDRDEWGCGLEAMTCALQLEKNVNQALLDLHKIASDKVDPHLCDFLESHYLTEQVESIKKLGDYITNLTKMDAGNNKMAEYLFDKHTLGSKS; encoded by the exons ATGGAGACTTCTCAGATCCGTCAGAACTACCACCGCGACTGCGAGGCCGCCATAAACCGCATGATCAACATGGAGCTGTTCGCGTCCTACACCTACACCTCCATG GCTTATTTCTTCAACCGGGACGACGTGGCCCTTCCCGGGTTCTCCCACTTCTTCAAGGAGTGCAgcgaggaggagaaggagcacGCCGACAAGCTGCTGGCCTTCCAGAACAAAAGAGGAGGCCGCATCTTCCTGCAGGATATAAAG AAGCCTGACCGTGATGAGTGGGGCTGTGGCCTGGAGGCCATGACCTGTGCTTTGCAGCTGGAGAAGAACGTCAACCAGGCCTTGCTGGACCTGCACAAGATCGCTTCAGACAAAGTCGACCCCCAT CTCTGCGACTTCCTGGAGAGCCACTACCTGACCGAGCAGGTGGAGTCCATCAAGAAGCTGGGCGACTACATCACCAACCTCACCAAGATGGATGCCGGCAACAACAAGATGGCCGAGTATCTGTTCGACAAGCACACCCTGGGGAGCAAAAGCTAA
- the aldh16a1 gene encoding aldehyde dehydrogenase family 16 member A1 codes for MADSRTRKVRDIFDSMESGPTSSGRPAAQAWLQSHSGSLGLFIDGSSVCPSDRQTASALDSSGESVCSALCAVDEDVSACVSSSAGGFKAWAALSCHRRAQVLRRLAAAVQKHSQCVSEVCDLFQPPSSPAALVRLVQYHAGWAQLRDLSIPDWSPRGVVAVVVSDDASVYCMWLKVLPALAMGNSVVLVSGPQMAPPSLLLAELCAEAGLPAGALNVLSGSDVSLAGKVVASTGISFLTYCGNKQDGEALCRQTAGWCVPVALSTSPGSVCPVIIFESADIDSALDSVMEAAFKKNREYQWVLYVQESVLDGAIARLKVRMAGMKAVPLLCEADRALVDEAVQEAHRQGATLIQPCPPAPSGALYPPTVLSGVAPSCQAVVSPAPGPILPLMSFRGSGEGITLANHSPFVQAASVWTEDLTLSLESVKSLCAGTVWLNSLAVMDPSLSLSGLKEVGNCTDGGREGLYQFLRPSASPPLRCFRPSQVDYATFGAPSPMVAFVPGGSDSSSPARVYQHLVGGRQSKAESGCSKAVRSAGGALLAHCPDGGPKDVRNAVEAAIKVQPSWARSPSARVQSLYSLAGSLEKKSRELAASVQTQTGVSLEEAEQEVELSVSRLCEWAARCDKERGGVQSLPQSGSSYSTAEPIGVVGVVLPDSKPLLSLVSLLGAAVAMGNAAIMMPSEKNPLPALEFIQVLLAADLPGGVVSIITGARDQLTKALANHSVIQAIWYWGSKEGCQFLQSSSPLRRLWLHPEEQENGERWTRPDASLLEEMWRQAVVWKSLWIPTA; via the exons ATGGCCGACAGCCGCACGAGGAAGGTGCGGGACATTTTCGACTCGATGGAGTCCGGACCCACCAGCTCGGGCCGCCCGGCCGCCCAG GCCTGGCTGCAGAGCCACTCCGGGTCCCTCGGACTGTTCATCGACGGGTCGTCGGTTTGTCCCTCTGACCGGCAGACCGCCAGCGCTCTTGACTCTTCAG GTGAGAGCGTGTGCAGCGCTCTCTGTGCCGTGGACGAGGACGTATCGGCCTGCGTCTCCTCCTCAGCCGGGGGATTCAAAGCCTGGGCTGCGCTGAGCTGCCACCGGAGAGCCCAGGTTTTACGGAG GCTGGCTGCTGCGGTGCAGAAACATTcccagtgtgtgagtgaggtgtGTGACCTGTTCCAGCCCCCCAGTTCCCCTGCGGCGCTGGTCCGACTGGTGCAGTACCACGCAGGCTGGGCCCAGCTCAGAGACCTCAGCATTCCCGACTGGTCTCCCAGAG GTGTGGTGGCAGTCGTGGTGTCTGATGATGCTTCTGTTTACTGCATGTGGCTGAAGGTCTTACCTGCGTTGGCTATGG GTAACAGTGTTGTGCTGGTCTCTGGTCCTCAGATGGCCCCTCCTTCCCTCCTACTGGCCGAGCTGTGCGCGGAGGCGGGACTTCCTGCTGGGGCTCTGAACGTGCTGTCAGGAAGCGATGTCTCCCTGGCTGGCAAAGTCGTTGCCAGCACCGGAATCAGTTTCCTCACCTACTGCGGCAACAAGCAG gaTGGTGAGGCGCTCTGCAGGCAGACAGCCGGCTGGTGTGTGCCTGTCGCTCTCTCTACCTCGCCTGGCTCTGTGTGCCCCGTCATCATCTTCGAGTCTGCGGACATCGACAGTGCCCTGGACAGCGTGATGGAGgcggcatttaaaaaaaacagggag TACCAGTGGGTGCTGTACGTCCAGGAGTCGGTGTTGGACGGTGCCATTGCTCGGCTGAAGGTGCGCATGGCCGGGATGAAGGCAGTCCCGCTGCTCTGTGAAGCAGACAGAGCCCTGGTGGACGAGGCAGTACAGGAGGCCCACCGACAGGGGGCAaca CTCATCCAGCCCTGTCCTCCAGCACCCAGCGGTGCTCTGTACCCACCAACCGTGCTGAGCGGGGTGGCCCCGTCCTGTCAGGCAGTGGTGTCACCTGCTCCTGGGCCCATCCTGCCCTTGATGTCCTTCCGGGGCTCCGGGGAGGGGATTACTCTGG CGAACCACAGTCCTTTTGTCCAAGCTGCTTCCGTCTGGACAGAAGACCTGACGTTGTCTCTGGAGTCCGTTAAAAG CCTTTGCGCTGGCACAGTGTGGCTGAACTCGCTGGCCGTCATGGAcccatccctctctctgtccGGACTGAAGGAGGTGGGCAACTGCACAGACGGAGGTCGAGAG GGTCTCTACCAGTTCCTGCGCCCCTCAGCCTCCCCTCCCCTGCGCTGCTTCAGGCCCAGTCAGGTGGACTACGCCACATTTGGTGCACCTTCTCCAATGGTGGCCTTTGTCCCTGGTGGATCTGACTCgtccag CCCCGCCCGGGTTTACCAGCATCTTGTGGGAGGCCGCCAGAGCAAGGCGGAGTCAGGCTGCAGTAAGGCCGTGCGGTCAGCGGGGGGCGCCCTGCTGGCTCACTGCCCTGACGGAGGGCCTAAAGACGTTCGCAACGCCGTGGAGGCGGCCATTAAGGTGCAGCCGAG CTGGGCGAGGAGCCCTTCTGCTCGGGTTCAGTCCCTCTACTCCCTGGCTGGTAGCCTTGAGAAAAAGAGCCGGGAACTTGCTGCCTCGGTCCAAACCCAGACTGGGGTCTCTCTGGAGGAGGCTGAGCAGGAGGTGGAGCTCAGCGTGTCACGGCTCTGTGAATGGGCCGCCCGCTGTGACAAGGAGAGGGGTGGAGTGCAA TCTCTACCACAGTCCGGCTCCTCCTACTCCACTGCTGAGCCAATAGGAGTCGTGGGCGTCGTCCTTCCAGACTCAAAGCCACTCCTGTCCTTGGTTTCGCTGCTGGGGGCAGCCGTTGCCATGGGTAACGCTGCAATCATGATGCCCAGTGAGAAGAACCCACTTCCTGCTCTTGAGTTTATTCAG GTCCTCCTGGCTGCTGATCTTCCAGGAGGCGTGGTCAGTATCATAACCGGCGCCAGAGACCAGCTTACCAAGGCGCTGGCCAATCACAGCGTCATCCAGGCCATATGGTACTGGGGCAGTAAGGAG GGTTGCCAGTTCCTGCAGAGCTCCAGCCCGCTGAGGCGCCTGTGGCTTCACCCTGAGGAACAGGAGAACGGGGAGCGCTGGACTCGCCCCGATGCCTCCCTGCTGGAGGAGATGTGGAGACAGGCTGTGGTGTGGAAAAGCCTGTGGATCCCCACTGCTTAG